Genomic window (Campylobacter concisus):
GAGCCATAAGGGCAAGCCATCAAGCAGTATCCACAGCCTATGCACTTATCATGAAGTGGCTGTACGACACCATTTTCTAGCTTGATATATGCTCCAACTGGGCAGACATCCATACAGGCTGGCTCATCGCAGTGATGGCAAGAGTGAGTTATAAAGATCTCTTTTTCTATGCCATCTTCGTGTATCATAAGGCCATCAACATGTCTCCAGTTGATATCTGGATCTTGGTTGTGATAGACTTGACATGAAATTTCACAAGCCTTGCAGCCTATACAAAAGTTATAATCAAATAAAAAACCTTGTTTTCTTTTCATCTTAGACCCCTTTACATCTCTTGTTTAGCTGCTTTTTTTACTTCACAAAAGCTAGCTGTATAGGTTGAGCCATTTCCTAGGTCACTAACGCCATCAGAGCAAAGTATATTTGCCCCAGTTCTTGATTTAGTCACTTTTACCCAGATGTTGTTCCACGCATAGACTATGCCTGGGTTCATTTGATTTGTCTCGACTGCTGTAAAGACGGCTGTTCCCTTTTCATTTGTTGCCTCAACTGTGTCTCCGTTTTTGATACCGCGAGCCTCCATATCTTCACGTGTCATAAATAACTCAGCATTGCCTTTAACGATAACCCTTTTTAGGATATAAGGCATATTGCCCCAGTTTGAGTTGTCTTGGAGCTGAGTACCTGGCGTCATGAAATAAAGTGGATATTTTTTGAGATAGTCTTTTCCAAATTTATTGCTCTTTTCATAGTAGTCCCAGTCAGTTTCAAGGTCTATTACTGGATGATATCCTGCGTCTTTAAAGGTTTGTGAGTAAAGCTCGCATTTTCCACTCTTTGTACCAAATATTAGTTTGTCTTTTGGCGTATAAGGGTAGTACGGGAACTGATCTTTCATCGTTTCAGGCGTTCTAAATGGCTTGATCCAGCCGACTGATTTTAGTTTTTCATAGGTGATGTTTTGTTTTTTGGCAAATTCTGTATCCAAAAAGCGTCTGCAAACTGTTTCGCTATCCCAGTTAAAGCACTCTTCTGTATAGCCCATCGCTTTTGCAAGAGCGTTGAAGAACTCTAAATTTGTCTTAGCTTCGCCAAGAGGTTTTACACTTTGAGCGTTGTAACAAACATATCCAGAAATTTGGTCGTTTTGGATATCCTCACTCTCCATAAATGTAACACCAGGTAGCACATAGTCAGCATAGTCGCAAGTATCGATATCATATGGATCAAGGACAACTAAGAAGAAGTCATCGTCCATTATGCGTTTTTTGATCAAATTTGTATTTGGCGCTGTTACCATTAAATTTGAGTTGTAGTTGATACATGCTCTAATGACCGTGTTTATAGGCTTGTCAAGATATGTTGGATTTTCTTTTTGTATGCCTTTACCAAATTCTATATAGCTTACTTGCTGTCTTTCTATCTTTTTGCCATCTTTATCTTTTGGAGATAGGTCTGGCATACAGTTGTCGAAATTAAAGCAGCCTTTTACATGCACATATGCCCAAAATAGTCCGCCACCAAGCTTTGTCAAGGCGCCAGTTAAAACTGGTAAAAATGTAACCGCACGAACAAGTCTTGCTCCGTTAAAGTGTCTTTGTCCGCCGTCGCCGTGCATGATAGCTGGTGCTTTTGCGTGAGCGTACTCTCTAGCAAAGACTTTTATCTGATCCACACTTGCTCCGCACATCTCAGATAGCTCGCCATAGGTATAGAGTGAGCACTCGTGCACTAGATCTTCAAAGCCTGTTGTGTATTTTTCTACAAATTCATGATCATATAGATCTTCTTCTATTAAAAATTTACAGACCGCTAGACAAAATGCAGGGTCACTAGATGGTTTTAGCTGGATAAACATATCAGCTTGGTTTGCAAGAGGAATTCTTATCGTATTTATAACGATGATCTTTCCGCCTCTTTTTTTAACGCGGTGAGCAAATCTTATCCAGTGTACGGCTGTGTAAGCTTCGTTTGATCCCCAGCTAATGTACATATCACTCTCATCGATCTCAAGTGCATCTTTTGAGAAGTCAGTACCTATAACGCTAGGAGTACCCGCGTATCTTGGCCAGTCACAAGGGTTTCTAACAAGCCTTGTGGCTCCATATTTTTCAAAGAAATTTCCCGGTGCGATAGTTTTCGAGATATGTCCTTCGTTGCCAGAGTAGACAAACTCAGTCAAAGCCTCGCCGCCAAATTTCTCTTTTATCTCAGTTAGCTTTGCAGCTATCTCTTTTAGGGCTTGATCCCAGCTTATCTTTTCCCATTTTCCTTCGCCCTTTTTGCCGACTCTTTTCATAGGGTGCATGATGCGGTCGGCGTTATATAGGTGCATGGCGTAGGTGTGGCCCTTGACGCAGACTGTGCCTTGCGTTAGAGGGTGTTTTGGATCGCCTTTTATGCTTACCATTTTGCCGTCTTTGATCTCAGCGATCATCGAACAGGCATCACGGCAGTTTCTAGGACAGGTTAGGTAGTGGTACTCTACATTTTCCTCATTCTTATAGGATTTTGGGTTAAAATCCACCTCAAATTGCTCCATACCAAATAGACTAGGAGCTGTTCCAGCTGCTGCTAGAGCTGCTCCGGTGCCTTTTAGGAAAGAACGTCTTTGCATGTTTTCTCCTTAAATTTGATGGCTATTTCATCTCAAAGATAAAAACTTTATTCTCTTTGCCTTCTCGTGAGAAGATGTAAAATTTATTATCTTTGATCGCTAATGCTCTTGGGTTATTTACCCCACTAAAACTAAACGCCTCGTCTATCTCTTTGGTGGTCAAATTTAACTTTAAAATAGTTGAGAAATTTTTGCTTAAAAGATAGAGCGCATCGGGCTCTACGTCGATGCCAGTAATGTAGTAGTTGTTTAAATTTCTACCCTCTTTTAGCTGTAAATTTGCTCCAGCTTTTGGTACAAATTCTTCTAAGATCATCTTATCGTCGCCGTCAAATATAGCGACACTCCAGTAGTCTCTAACGTCATTTGGCACGCTAGCTGTGAAAAATTTATTCTCACTTTCTAGGTAGTCCCAGCCTAAGATGTACTGCTGTTTTGATCTAATGGTAGAAAATCTGCCCTTGTTACCAAGGTCATTTAGCTTCCACGCGTCATATCCAGCCAATAGGTGCCTCCACTGGCTATTTTGCTCATCTTTACTAAGGTTGCTAGCTGGCTCATAGAAGACAAAAGTCTTGTTGTAACTTATCATGCCAAGCTCTTTTTTGTACCAAGTAGCTCCGACTGTTGCTTCCATCTCCATTATAAAATGGCGGTCGTGCTTAGCATAACTTAGAGGCTTTAAATTCTCATCTGCGATGTAAAATTCATTGTCGTTTGAGACAAGAGCGAACTGCTTTTTGCCTTCATCGTAGTCAGCTCCAGTTATTGCATTATCATTTTGCAAATTTAGAGTGAGCGTATCTTTAAGGCCTAACTCTTTTATGTTTTGGATAGCTCCATTTTTGCTATCCATGTCAAAGCTAAAACCAAAAGTAAGGCTTGCTAATGCGATAAAAAATATTATCTTTCTCATCTTTTACTCCTTACTTTACTAGGTCTGGAAGCTCAGGGTTCCAGTCAAATCTAAAGTCAAGTGAGCTATCCCAGTGGTCTTTTTCCCAGAACCATTTTGAAGGATCGATGCTCATTCTAGGTGGTGTGCTAGATCCTAGATATGGTGGTGGACCAGAAGCTATAAAGGCTTGAACGCAGTTTGCAAGTATGATCACGATAAAGACCAAATTTGCAAATTTGCCAAGTGGCAAGTAGCTTAGAAAGTCGCCGTATTCGCCATTTGAGCTTTTTTGCATTATAAGGCCTAAGTTTTTGCTAAACAAAAATATAAGAGCCAAAAATATGATCACACAAAAATCAACAACCATAACCCAAAACTGAGTGTGGGCACCTAAAATTTCAAGGCCAAAACCTTGTTTGATGTCAAGATAGCCACCAAATGTTCCATCTAGGCTGTAGTGGATAAAGCCGTTAAATATGCCCCAGCAAGCCATTAGTAAAAGTGCTGCCAGATAGCCAGGCTTTAGTCCGTACCTGATGATGAAAAGTGCTATTAGGCTGATAGCTATCATCGTGATCCTCTCGGCCCAGCACATTATGCAAGGGTTATCACCTAGTCCAAAGCCAAGCACCAAGCAGGCGATACCAACTGGAAGTGCCACAAGAGCGGTGATGGCTAGTGACATAAGGTTGAAAAAGCCTTGTTCGTTTGCTGGGATTTCATTTTGTTTCGTTTGCATCTTGCCCTCCTAAAAGTTGCCTATTGGCAAGACTACCCATAAATTTACGTAAAACTCTAGTGCAACCAGTATTACGCACCCCAAAGCCAAGCAGGACGTTGCTATTTTTTTCATCTGCGGCTTTATATATAAGATAAGACCACTGATCAGAAATAGTGTCAAAATTAGAAATTCCATTTTGAGCTCCCAATTTGTAAATTTTAAAATCTAAGCATGCTTATCTGAGAAAAATAATATAACTATATTTATTAAATTTAGTTTAAAAAATATATTTTTATAGCTAATTTCTACTTTATAAAATAAAAATTTGTAAATAAAAATAGATTTATACAAAAATATTTTATATAATTAATCTATATTTAATTAAATTAATATTAATTTTTATAGAATTATTTTTATTAGTTAGTTTGTAAATTCAAATTAGCTTAAAGAATAGTTATGTAATATTTTTGCAAATGTAAAAAGGGGCAGTAATGGAAAATATATTTTTAGAATCATATGATGTTTTTAAGGTATGTAAATCCCCAAGCAAATTAAAAATTTATGATGAATTTTTGCAAAATAATAAAAGGTACTCTATAACGCGTTGCTACTACGTCATCGTGGTGGATAATACATTTTTAACCTACTCACATCTCATGGTCTATGAGCAGCTACTCTATCTTTTGTACTCACAAAATAAACTAAAAAATGGCGACTTTTCACTCACCCTTAAAAAAGCAGAGCTTGCTAAGAAATTTAAAACAGATATCACAAAAAGTGCCACCGATACGATAAAGTGCTTTTATGAGATGCAGGACGTGAAAATTTCGATCTTTGTTAAAGACAAGATCGAAAAGCAGATGAATATAATCGAATTTATAGATGCAGAGCAAACCGACAAATATGGCGAGCTACAAGATGAGATAAATGTTAGACTAAATCCAGAATTTGTAAAGCTTTACCGCTGCACCTATCTTGATAAGATCGAGTATTTAAATAGCTTTGATATAGAGCAAGGTAGCTTCATAAGATACTTCATGCAGCACGAGCTAGATGGTGGCGTAAGAAGCTCAGCTATTATCGATAAAATGGGCGTTTTAAACTATCTCTCTTTTGCTTATAAAAAGCGCTTTGAGCAAGAGGTGGCAAATGTTAGCTTTTATTATAAAAATGAAAAATACGAGATAAAAGATGGCTTTGTAGTAGTCACAAATCACGAAAATAGAGTGATGGATAATCAAAATGCCTCTATTGAGCTTTTTGGTCTTATTTACGAGCAGATCACTAAAAACTGCACCAAAAACATCGTACTAAATGACGCAAATTTGCAAAATTATTATGCTAGATTTGGTAAATTTGAGACAAATCAAACTATCTTTAAAATTTTTAGCAACATGGAGCTCATGCTAAATCACTCAATACAAAAGGAAAATACCAAAATTTCTTTCTTCTCTCACTTTTTTGAAAGCATAGTCTGCAAAAGAGATACGGAGCTTGAAATTTTGATCGAGCTAAATCAAAAAGGCTTTGAATATATCATCTCACGAAGTGCAAATTTGGACTTTTATAACGTGGAGTCGGCTGACTACGGACTTACTTCATATCCAGCTAGCTTTTGTGCTGTGGGTGGAAATTTCTAAATTTAGTTGATTTTATCTTTTAGTTTAGCAATAATTTCGTCAAGCTTGCCGCCATCTTGAGCGTTTTTTAGGCACTCATTTATCTCGGTCATCTTTTTGGTAAATTCGTTTTTTATAATGCCAGCTACAAATTCCTCGCTGTTAGTCTCGTCTAAGATAGGATACATATCTCGCCAGATATCTTTGATCCACCAGCCGCATTTTGATATGCAAGGAAACTCTTTAAGCTCGCCAAGCTTTAGGCCCATCATAACTTCATCAGAGTGCTTGATATCGTCTGTGACAAAGTCTTTATGTATGCTATCAAAGCTCGTAAACATGCGGTAGCCAAGGCTTGATACGTTGTTTTCAGAGCAAATTCTAAACTGAAAAACATTATCTTCATAGTCTAAATTCGATATGCAAATTTGATGTTTTTGGGTGAAATTTGGAAACGAGTTAAACCTTTTATCATCTATGTCAAGCTGCCACTTTGAGCCACTATCGCTAGTTAAAAACTCTTTAAAGCTTAATTGTACAAATTCTTTATAGCTCATCTCATCAGCTGTGAAAAAGTCATAGTTGCTACTGTTTTTTTCTTTAAAATCTTTAAATTTCATATTGTTTCCTATTAAATATCATCTCGAACTTATCCAAAACGATATTTCACTATTCTATGATAATTTATCTTATTGATCTTTAAAATTTTAATCAGATTTTCTAAAACTTATTCTATATTCTTTATCCTTTTTTGAGTGCTATAACGACCTTTGAGTCTATTTTAGTATATTAGAAACCACACGATTTATTAGTTACCTTATAATTAATAAGAGAATTGTTCACTGTGGATAAAAAAGTTAAAATTAATCTTGCTAATATGGATTATAAAACATGTAAGATAGAACTTAGAATTTAGAGATATCGCCTGCTTTGAAAAAAATCTTTATAGAGCAAGTAGATAAAATTATTTGGAGCAATAAAATCGCGTCCTCAACTACCAACCTTGCAGATGGCAATCTCGTAAAAGAGATC
Coding sequences:
- a CDS encoding 4Fe-4S dicluster domain-containing protein; translated protein: MKRKQGFLFDYNFCIGCKACEISCQVYHNQDPDINWRHVDGLMIHEDGIEKEIFITHSCHHCDEPACMDVCPVGAYIKLENGVVQPLHDKCIGCGYCLMACPYGSITKGKDGKAQKCNLCAEKLERGEEPACVAGCPCGVLKLVDSNVSDSAGMQKEMPGFKHFFTKPNIRFYPRMKRNEFIH
- a CDS encoding effector protein, with amino-acid sequence MKFKDFKEKNSSNYDFFTADEMSYKEFVQLSFKEFLTSDSGSKWQLDIDDKRFNSFPNFTQKHQICISNLDYEDNVFQFRICSENNVSSLGYRMFTSFDSIHKDFVTDDIKHSDEVMMGLKLGELKEFPCISKCGWWIKDIWRDMYPILDETNSEEFVAGIIKNEFTKKMTEINECLKNAQDGGKLDEIIAKLKDKIN
- a CDS encoding molybdopterin-dependent oxidoreductase codes for the protein MQRRSFLKGTGAALAAAGTAPSLFGMEQFEVDFNPKSYKNEENVEYHYLTCPRNCRDACSMIAEIKDGKMVSIKGDPKHPLTQGTVCVKGHTYAMHLYNADRIMHPMKRVGKKGEGKWEKISWDQALKEIAAKLTEIKEKFGGEALTEFVYSGNEGHISKTIAPGNFFEKYGATRLVRNPCDWPRYAGTPSVIGTDFSKDALEIDESDMYISWGSNEAYTAVHWIRFAHRVKKRGGKIIVINTIRIPLANQADMFIQLKPSSDPAFCLAVCKFLIEEDLYDHEFVEKYTTGFEDLVHECSLYTYGELSEMCGASVDQIKVFAREYAHAKAPAIMHGDGGQRHFNGARLVRAVTFLPVLTGALTKLGGGLFWAYVHVKGCFNFDNCMPDLSPKDKDGKKIERQQVSYIEFGKGIQKENPTYLDKPINTVIRACINYNSNLMVTAPNTNLIKKRIMDDDFFLVVLDPYDIDTCDYADYVLPGVTFMESEDIQNDQISGYVCYNAQSVKPLGEAKTNLEFFNALAKAMGYTEECFNWDSETVCRRFLDTEFAKKQNITYEKLKSVGWIKPFRTPETMKDQFPYYPYTPKDKLIFGTKSGKCELYSQTFKDAGYHPVIDLETDWDYYEKSNKFGKDYLKKYPLYFMTPGTQLQDNSNWGNMPYILKRVIVKGNAELFMTREDMEARGIKNGDTVEATNEKGTAVFTAVETNQMNPGIVYAWNNIWVKVTKSRTGANILCSDGVSDLGNGSTYTASFCEVKKAAKQEM
- a CDS encoding disulfide bond formation protein B; translation: MQTKQNEIPANEQGFFNLMSLAITALVALPVGIACLVLGFGLGDNPCIMCWAERITMIAISLIALFIIRYGLKPGYLAALLLMACWGIFNGFIHYSLDGTFGGYLDIKQGFGLEILGAHTQFWVMVVDFCVIIFLALIFLFSKNLGLIMQKSSNGEYGDFLSYLPLGKFANLVFIVIILANCVQAFIASGPPPYLGSSTPPRMSIDPSKWFWEKDHWDSSLDFRFDWNPELPDLVK